A region of Streptomyces paludis DNA encodes the following proteins:
- a CDS encoding glycoside hydrolase family 6 protein, translating into MSGRRPHRSRTATALVAALLGLALAGCSAVSPDPSPVGDRREPSGRTGSAGVLGEAAPAVASPFWVDPDSDAARQVKAWEKQGRGDDARILRRVAERAVAAWPAGDDPEPRIHKAVRGAKAARRTAVLVAYNIPHRDCGLYSAGGAHDADAYRGWIGAFADAIGDADAIVILEPDAVPHLTDGCTPDENQGERYELLSGAIDRLKRQPHTRVYLDAGNPAWVTDPDKLAGALRRAGVGAADGFSLNVSNFQTNDTVKTYGTQLSSLLDDAHFTIDTSRNGAGPLSGERDQAWCNPPGRALGSPPTTNTGNELVDAFLWIKRPGDSDGPCRGGPAAGTWWPEYALGLARRAKG; encoded by the coding sequence ATGTCCGGCCGCAGACCGCACCGCTCCCGCACCGCGACCGCCCTCGTGGCGGCCCTCCTCGGGCTGGCCCTGGCCGGCTGTTCCGCCGTCTCCCCGGACCCGTCGCCCGTCGGCGACCGCCGGGAGCCGTCCGGGCGGACCGGCTCCGCCGGGGTGCTGGGCGAGGCCGCTCCGGCCGTCGCGTCGCCCTTCTGGGTGGACCCGGACAGCGACGCGGCCCGCCAGGTCAAGGCATGGGAGAAGCAGGGGCGCGGGGACGACGCCAGGATCCTGCGGCGCGTCGCGGAGCGCGCGGTCGCCGCCTGGCCCGCCGGGGACGACCCGGAGCCGCGTATCCACAAGGCGGTACGGGGCGCGAAGGCCGCCCGGCGCACGGCGGTCCTCGTCGCGTACAACATCCCGCACCGCGACTGCGGCCTCTACTCGGCGGGCGGCGCGCACGACGCCGACGCGTACCGCGGGTGGATCGGCGCCTTCGCCGACGCGATCGGGGACGCGGACGCCATCGTGATCCTGGAGCCCGACGCCGTACCGCATCTGACGGACGGCTGCACCCCGGACGAGAACCAGGGCGAGCGGTACGAGCTGCTCTCCGGGGCGATCGACCGGCTCAAGCGGCAGCCGCACACCCGGGTCTATCTGGACGCCGGCAACCCCGCCTGGGTCACCGACCCGGACAAGCTCGCCGGGGCGCTGCGGCGGGCGGGCGTCGGCGCGGCCGACGGCTTCTCCCTCAATGTGTCGAACTTCCAGACGAACGACACGGTCAAGACGTACGGCACCCAGCTCTCCTCGCTGCTGGACGACGCGCACTTCACGATCGACACCAGCCGCAACGGCGCGGGCCCGCTCTCCGGCGAACGCGACCAGGCGTGGTGCAATCCGCCGGGGCGGGCCCTGGGCTCGCCGCCCACCACCAACACCGGCAACGAGCTGGTGGACGCCTTCCTCTGGATCAAGCGCCCCGGCGATTCGGACGGCCCGTGCCGGGGCGGCCCGGCGGCCGGGACCTGGTGGCCGGAGTACGCGCTCGGCCTGGCCCGCCGGGCGAAGGGCTGA
- a CDS encoding ArsR/SmtB family transcription factor — translation MPFHLHFAESDLLRCRFAVSPLWETQEAVRTLARPERHGYHLPWLRRIRAAADSLELRPLHLLMPEFGHNPDFLSQVPPGPGALFEDEIAAVRATDPETARADIALALADTPGATDSPAGRAMLADPARAVAELAGLLERAWRVLVEPEWPRLRTLLEADVAYRSRRWAEGGFERLIGELSPQLSWTGGSTLTITGVNGSHARVLGGDGLVLMPSVFCWPRVVSGFRPPWQPAVVYPVRGVGGLWTEPSDRTPEALARLLGRARAQVLCALDAPASTTALARLLGLAASSVSEHLSVLREAGLLTSRRYGHQVLYERTPLGIALAVSHPGTD, via the coding sequence GTGCCCTTCCATCTCCACTTCGCCGAGAGCGATCTGCTCCGCTGCCGCTTCGCCGTCTCACCGCTCTGGGAGACCCAGGAGGCCGTACGCACCCTCGCCCGGCCCGAACGGCACGGCTACCACCTGCCCTGGCTGCGCCGGATCCGGGCCGCCGCCGACAGTCTGGAGCTGCGCCCGCTGCATCTGCTGATGCCGGAGTTCGGCCACAACCCCGACTTCCTCAGCCAGGTCCCGCCGGGGCCCGGGGCCCTCTTCGAGGACGAGATCGCGGCCGTCCGCGCCACCGACCCGGAGACGGCCCGGGCCGATATCGCCCTGGCGCTCGCCGACACCCCGGGCGCCACGGACAGCCCCGCCGGGCGGGCGATGCTGGCGGATCCGGCGCGGGCCGTGGCCGAGCTGGCCGGGCTGCTGGAGCGGGCGTGGCGGGTGCTCGTCGAGCCGGAGTGGCCCCGGCTGCGCACCCTGCTGGAGGCCGATGTGGCCTACCGTTCGCGGCGGTGGGCGGAAGGCGGCTTCGAGCGGCTGATCGGGGAGCTGAGCCCGCAGCTGAGCTGGACCGGCGGGTCCACCCTGACCATCACCGGGGTGAACGGCAGCCACGCGCGCGTGCTCGGCGGCGACGGGCTCGTGCTGATGCCGAGCGTCTTCTGCTGGCCCCGGGTGGTGAGCGGGTTCCGGCCGCCGTGGCAGCCGGCCGTGGTCTATCCGGTGCGCGGCGTCGGCGGCCTGTGGACGGAGCCGTCCGACCGTACGCCCGAGGCGCTCGCCCGGCTGCTGGGCCGCGCGCGGGCCCAGGTGCTGTGCGCGCTCGACGCGCCGGCCTCCACCACCGCGCTCGCGCGGCTGCTCGGGCTCGCGGCCTCCTCCGTGTCGGAGCATCTGTCGGTGCTGCGCGAGGCGGGGCTGCTGACCTCGCGGCGGTACGGACACCAGGTGCTGTACGAGCGGACGCCGCTGGGGATCGCCCTCGCGGTGTCGCATCCCGGAACCGACTGA
- a CDS encoding MFS transporter: protein MSKNASPGGYRAVFAVREFRYVFAAHLLSLLGVVVSEIALTYLVYVLTRSPLLSALTFALGMLPYLIGGTLFAGVADRYPARRVLVVCDLLCAVCVGLMVLPGTPIAGLLALRCVVAAVAPVFTGTRMAALTDILGDGDPYVLGRSLLRLVSQGAMLAGFGVGGVLLAVVPARGAIAITFGTFLCSAALLRFGTRARPARSTGNGGALLGDSLGAARLLLGDRRTRALLLLFWVPAMFAVAPEALVAPYADSLGVGPAALGLLMCAIPVGHIGAELYVGARLSPRARGRIVLPIAATGLLPLLVYAAEPGLGWALAALALSGVGAAYVVGLDRWFVDAVPEELRGRAMTLLTAGLMTIQGLGMALAGLAAEFFPVHQVVAGAGVLGTLCCLVLVREVRQVRRTAGAGAVVSGSGASAAGVAEGRDGADHSVASG from the coding sequence ATGTCCAAGAACGCATCCCCCGGCGGGTACCGGGCCGTCTTCGCCGTGCGCGAGTTCCGTTATGTCTTCGCCGCGCATCTGCTCTCGCTGCTCGGGGTGGTCGTGAGCGAGATCGCGCTGACCTATCTCGTCTACGTGCTCACCCGCTCCCCGCTGCTCAGCGCGCTCACCTTCGCCCTCGGCATGCTGCCGTACCTCATCGGCGGGACCCTCTTCGCCGGGGTGGCCGACCGCTATCCGGCCCGGCGGGTGCTGGTGGTCTGCGATCTGCTCTGCGCCGTCTGTGTCGGGCTGATGGTGCTGCCCGGCACCCCGATCGCGGGGCTGCTGGCGCTGCGCTGTGTGGTCGCCGCCGTCGCGCCGGTCTTCACCGGGACCAGGATGGCCGCGCTCACCGACATCCTCGGCGACGGCGACCCGTACGTACTGGGGCGTTCGCTCCTGCGGCTCGTCTCGCAGGGCGCGATGCTCGCCGGGTTCGGGGTGGGCGGGGTGCTGCTGGCCGTGGTGCCCGCGCGCGGGGCGATCGCCATCACGTTCGGCACGTTCCTCTGCTCGGCCGCGCTGCTGCGCTTCGGGACGCGGGCCCGGCCGGCCAGGAGTACGGGCAACGGCGGTGCGCTGCTGGGGGATTCGCTGGGCGCTGCCCGGCTGCTGCTCGGTGACCGCCGGACGCGGGCGCTGCTGCTGCTCTTCTGGGTCCCGGCCATGTTCGCGGTCGCCCCGGAGGCCCTTGTCGCGCCGTACGCCGACTCCCTGGGGGTGGGTCCCGCGGCGCTGGGGCTGCTGATGTGCGCGATTCCGGTGGGGCACATCGGGGCGGAGCTGTACGTCGGGGCGCGGCTCTCGCCGCGGGCCCGGGGCCGGATCGTCCTGCCGATCGCCGCCACCGGGCTGCTGCCCCTGCTGGTGTACGCGGCCGAGCCCGGCCTCGGCTGGGCGCTGGCGGCGCTCGCGCTGTCCGGGGTGGGGGCCGCGTATGTCGTCGGTCTCGACCGGTGGTTCGTGGACGCGGTCCCCGAGGAGCTGCGCGGCCGGGCGATGACCCTGCTCACGGCGGGTCTGATGACGATCCAGGGCCTCGGTATGGCGCTGGCCGGTCTCGCCGCCGAGTTCTTCCCGGTCCATCAGGTGGTGGCCGGGGCCGGCGTGCTCGGGACGCTCTGCTGCCTCGTGCTCGTACGCGAGGTACGGCAGGTACGGCGGACCGCCGGGGCGGGGGCCGTGGTATCCGGGTCCGGGGCGTCCGCGGCCGGGGTGGCCGAAGGGCGAGACGGGGCTGATCACTCTGTGGCCAGTGGGTAA
- a CDS encoding MarR family winged helix-turn-helix transcriptional regulator — protein MSKPLSLPFDPIARADELWRQRWGPVPSMAAITSVMRAHQILLAGVDAVVKPYGLTFARYEALVLLTFSKAGELPMSKIGERLMVHPTSVTNTVDRLVTAGLVDKRPNPADGRGTLASITDKGREVVESATRDLMEMDFGLGAYDAEECAEIFAMLRPLRVAARDFEE, from the coding sequence GTGTCAAAGCCGCTCAGTCTCCCCTTCGACCCGATCGCGCGCGCCGACGAACTCTGGCGGCAGCGCTGGGGACCCGTCCCCTCGATGGCCGCGATCACCTCGGTCATGCGCGCGCACCAGATCCTGCTCGCCGGGGTCGACGCGGTCGTCAAACCGTACGGACTGACCTTCGCGCGGTACGAGGCGCTGGTGCTGCTGACCTTCTCCAAGGCGGGCGAACTGCCGATGTCGAAGATCGGCGAGCGGCTGATGGTGCATCCGACGTCGGTCACCAACACCGTGGACCGGCTGGTCACGGCCGGTCTCGTCGACAAGCGCCCCAACCCCGCCGACGGCCGCGGCACCCTCGCCTCGATCACCGACAAGGGGCGCGAGGTGGTCGAGTCGGCCACCCGGGATCTGATGGAGATGGACTTCGGGCTGGGGGCGTACGACGCGGAGGAGTGCGCGGAGATCTTCGCGATGCTCCGTCCGCTGCGGGTCGCGGCGCGGGACTTCGAGGAGTAG
- a CDS encoding DUF3817 domain-containing protein, with protein sequence MKSNVLSRYRVMAYVTAVWLLVFTVAIILKYGFDTGDTMLISQIHGVLYIVYVVFAFDLGSKAKWSFGKLLWVLAVGCIPAASFFVEPKITREIRPLLTDRAPVAAEA encoded by the coding sequence ATGAAGTCAAATGTGCTGTCGCGCTACCGGGTGATGGCGTACGTCACCGCCGTATGGCTGCTGGTCTTCACCGTGGCGATCATCCTGAAGTACGGGTTCGACACCGGTGACACGATGCTGATCTCCCAGATCCACGGCGTCCTGTACATCGTCTACGTGGTCTTCGCGTTCGATCTGGGCTCCAAGGCCAAGTGGTCGTTTGGGAAGCTGCTCTGGGTGCTCGCCGTGGGCTGTATCCCCGCCGCGTCGTTCTTCGTCGAGCCGAAGATCACCCGGGAGATCCGGCCCCTGCTGACCGACCGCGCTCCGGTGGCGGCCGAGGCGTAG
- a CDS encoding acyl-CoA mutase large subunit family protein: MNTEATGAADITDAIDAIEEGRRRWQARYDKARKRDADFTTLSGDPVEPVYGPRPGDTYEGFERIGWPGEYPFTRGLHPTGYRGRTWTIRQFAGFGNALQTNERYKKILANGGGGLSVAFDMPTLMGRDSDDPRALGEVGHCGVAIDSAADMEILFGDIPLGDVTTSMTISGPAVPVFCMYLVAAERQGVDPAVLNGTLQTDIFKEYIAQKEWLFQPEPHLRLIGDLMEHCAVAIPAYKPLSVSGYHIREAGATAAQELAYTLADGFGYVELGLSRGLDVDVFAPGLSFFFDAHLDFFEEIAKFRAARRIWARWMRDVYGARTDKAQWLRFHTQTAGVSLTAQQPYNNVVRTAVEALSAVLGGTNSLHTNALDETLALPSEQAAEIALRTQQVLMEETGVANVADPLGGSWYVEQLTDRIEADAEKIFEQIKERGRRAHPDGLHPIGPVTSGILRGIEDGWFTGEIAESAFQYQRALEKGDKRVVGVNAHHGSVTGDLEILRVSHEVERDQVRVLGERRAARDDARVRTALAEMLTAARTGANMIAPMLAAVRAEATLGEICGVLRDEWGVYTEPPGF, translated from the coding sequence ATGAACACCGAAGCGACCGGCGCGGCCGACATCACCGACGCGATCGACGCGATCGAGGAGGGCCGCCGCCGCTGGCAGGCCCGCTACGACAAGGCCCGCAAGCGCGACGCGGACTTCACGACGCTCTCCGGCGATCCGGTGGAGCCGGTCTACGGGCCCCGGCCCGGTGACACGTACGAGGGATTCGAGCGGATCGGCTGGCCCGGCGAGTACCCGTTCACCCGCGGTCTCCACCCGACCGGCTACCGCGGCCGGACGTGGACCATCCGCCAGTTCGCCGGCTTCGGCAACGCCCTCCAGACCAACGAGCGGTACAAGAAGATCCTCGCCAACGGCGGCGGCGGACTCTCCGTCGCCTTCGACATGCCCACGCTCATGGGCCGCGACTCCGACGACCCGCGCGCCCTCGGCGAGGTCGGCCACTGCGGGGTCGCCATCGACTCGGCCGCCGACATGGAGATCCTCTTCGGCGACATCCCGCTCGGGGACGTCACCACCTCCATGACGATCAGCGGCCCGGCGGTCCCGGTCTTCTGCATGTACCTCGTCGCGGCGGAGCGCCAGGGCGTCGACCCGGCCGTCCTCAACGGCACGCTCCAGACCGACATCTTCAAGGAGTACATCGCCCAGAAGGAGTGGCTCTTCCAGCCCGAGCCCCATCTGCGGCTGATCGGGGACCTGATGGAGCACTGCGCCGTCGCCATCCCCGCCTACAAGCCGCTCTCCGTCTCCGGCTACCACATCCGCGAGGCGGGCGCGACGGCCGCGCAGGAGCTGGCGTACACCCTCGCGGACGGCTTCGGCTATGTGGAGCTGGGGCTGAGCCGGGGCCTGGACGTGGATGTCTTCGCGCCCGGCCTCTCCTTCTTCTTCGACGCGCACCTCGACTTCTTCGAGGAGATCGCCAAGTTCCGCGCGGCCCGCCGGATCTGGGCGCGCTGGATGCGGGACGTGTACGGCGCCCGGACCGACAAGGCGCAGTGGCTCCGCTTCCACACCCAGACCGCCGGTGTCTCGCTCACCGCGCAGCAGCCGTACAACAACGTCGTACGGACGGCCGTGGAGGCCCTGTCGGCGGTCCTGGGCGGCACGAACTCGCTGCACACCAACGCGCTCGACGAGACCCTCGCCCTGCCCAGCGAGCAGGCCGCCGAGATCGCGCTCCGCACCCAGCAGGTGCTGATGGAGGAGACCGGCGTCGCGAACGTGGCCGACCCGCTCGGCGGCTCCTGGTACGTGGAGCAGCTCACGGACCGGATCGAGGCCGACGCCGAGAAGATCTTCGAGCAGATCAAGGAGCGCGGCCGGCGCGCCCACCCGGACGGGCTGCACCCCATCGGCCCCGTCACCTCCGGGATCCTGCGCGGTATCGAGGACGGCTGGTTCACCGGCGAGATCGCCGAGTCGGCGTTCCAGTACCAGCGCGCGCTGGAGAAGGGGGACAAGCGGGTCGTCGGCGTCAACGCCCACCACGGCTCGGTCACCGGCGACCTGGAGATCCTGCGCGTCAGCCACGAGGTCGAGCGCGACCAGGTACGGGTGCTGGGCGAGCGCAGGGCCGCCCGCGACGACGCCCGGGTCCGTACGGCGCTCGCGGAGATGCTGACGGCGGCCCGTACGGGCGCCAACATGATCGCCCCGATGCTGGCGGCGGTCCGGGCGGAGGCGACGCTGGGCGAGATCTGCGGCGTCCTGCGCGACGAGTGGGGCGTCTACACGGAGCCGCCCGGCTTCTAG
- a CDS encoding MarR family winged helix-turn-helix transcriptional regulator, with product MAIEDFPDSLAAVLAGFQRTVRRRLRSGLAAPPLRGAQAELLRLVADRPGIRVSDAAAELYLAGNSVSTLVNQLGRAGYLRRETDPADRRSARLLPTEEAVARLAQWEARRSALVREQLARLTEEDRTALAAALPALRRLVRNMREETENP from the coding sequence GTGGCCATCGAGGATTTCCCCGACTCGCTCGCCGCCGTGCTGGCGGGTTTCCAGCGCACCGTACGGCGGCGGCTGCGCTCCGGCCTGGCAGCCCCGCCCCTGCGGGGCGCGCAGGCCGAGCTGCTGCGGCTGGTGGCGGACCGGCCGGGGATCCGGGTGTCGGACGCGGCGGCGGAGCTGTACCTCGCCGGCAACTCGGTCTCCACCCTGGTCAATCAGCTCGGCCGGGCCGGGTATCTGCGCCGCGAGACGGACCCCGCCGACCGGCGCTCCGCCCGGCTGCTGCCCACCGAGGAGGCCGTGGCGCGGCTGGCCCAGTGGGAGGCGCGCCGCTCCGCCCTCGTACGGGAGCAGCTGGCGCGGCTCACCGAGGAGGACCGGACGGCCCTCGCCGCGGCGCTGCCCGCGCTGCGCCGGCTCGTCCGGAACATGCGTGAGGAAACGGAGAACCCATGA
- a CDS encoding ABC transporter ATP-binding protein, translated as MTAITGGTTAPDEPAEAVGCRGLTYTFGETRAVDGLDLSVGAGEVFGLLGPNGAGKTTAIRCVTTLLPVPAGVVRVFGHDAAKEKMAVRRLLGYVPQQLSADAALTGRENVSLFARVFDVARRERAERVAQALAAVDLTGAADRMTTTYSGGMIRRLELAQALVSAPRLLMLDEPTIGLDPIARTSVWEHITAVRRATGMTVLVTTHYMDEAEQYCDRVALMHRGRVHALGTPDELRAALRERRLAAGTAGEKDPVPTLEDVFRDVAGSGLEEEGGVFRDVRSTRRTATRVG; from the coding sequence ATGACCGCCATCACCGGGGGGACCACCGCGCCGGACGAGCCCGCCGAGGCCGTCGGCTGCCGCGGACTGACCTACACCTTCGGCGAGACCAGGGCCGTCGACGGCCTCGATCTCTCGGTCGGCGCGGGCGAGGTCTTCGGACTGCTCGGGCCGAACGGCGCCGGCAAGACCACCGCGATCCGCTGTGTCACCACCCTGCTGCCCGTCCCCGCCGGCGTCGTCCGTGTGTTCGGGCACGACGCGGCGAAGGAGAAGATGGCCGTGCGCCGGCTGCTCGGCTACGTACCCCAGCAGCTCTCCGCCGACGCCGCGCTGACCGGCCGCGAGAACGTCTCGCTCTTCGCCCGGGTCTTCGACGTCGCCCGCCGCGAGCGCGCCGAACGCGTCGCGCAGGCGCTGGCCGCCGTGGATCTGACCGGCGCCGCCGACCGGATGACCACCACGTACTCCGGCGGCATGATCCGCCGGCTCGAACTCGCGCAGGCGCTCGTCAGCGCGCCCCGGCTGCTGATGCTGGACGAGCCGACGATCGGTCTGGACCCCATCGCCCGTACCAGCGTGTGGGAGCACATCACCGCCGTACGGCGCGCCACGGGCATGACCGTTCTGGTCACCACGCACTACATGGACGAGGCCGAGCAGTACTGCGACCGGGTCGCGCTGATGCACCGCGGCCGGGTCCACGCCCTCGGCACGCCGGACGAGCTGCGGGCCGCGCTGCGCGAGCGGCGGCTGGCCGCCGGCACCGCCGGCGAGAAGGACCCCGTACCGACGCTGGAGGACGTCTTCCGGGACGTCGCCGGCAGCGGTCTGGAGGAGGAAGGAGGCGTCTTCCGCGATGTCCGGAGCACCCGCAGGACCGCGACCCGCGTCGGCTGA
- a CDS encoding ABC transporter permease, protein MSGAPAGPRPASAETNLLLVPPQARTGWRVLPARVVAMCVVELQKLRHDRTELYTRAVQPALWLLIFGETFTRIKAIPTGGIPYIDYLAPGIIAQSAMFIAIFYGIMIIWERDAGILTKLLVTPTPRAALISGKAFASGVKALIQAVVVIVIAAALGVGLTWNPLRLLGVAVAVVLGSAFFSCLSMTVAGIVLTRDRLMGIGQAITMPLFFASNALYPVAIMPGWLQVVSRVNPLSYQVDALRGLLLGTPAHLALDFGVLLVAAVLGIVAASSLLGRLAR, encoded by the coding sequence ATGTCCGGAGCACCCGCAGGACCGCGACCCGCGTCGGCTGAGACGAATCTGCTGCTCGTACCGCCGCAGGCCCGTACGGGCTGGCGCGTGCTGCCCGCCCGGGTCGTGGCGATGTGCGTGGTGGAGCTGCAGAAGCTGCGCCACGACCGTACCGAGCTGTACACCCGGGCCGTGCAGCCCGCGCTCTGGCTGCTGATCTTCGGCGAGACCTTCACCAGGATCAAGGCCATCCCCACGGGCGGTATCCCCTATATCGATTATCTCGCGCCCGGCATCATCGCCCAGTCCGCGATGTTCATCGCGATCTTCTACGGCATCATGATCATCTGGGAGCGGGATGCCGGGATCCTGACCAAACTGCTGGTCACCCCCACCCCCAGAGCGGCCCTGATCAGCGGCAAGGCATTCGCCTCGGGGGTCAAGGCGCTGATCCAGGCGGTCGTGGTGATCGTCATCGCCGCGGCCCTCGGGGTGGGGCTGACCTGGAATCCGCTGCGGCTGCTCGGGGTGGCCGTCGCGGTCGTCCTCGGCTCGGCCTTCTTCTCCTGTCTGTCCATGACGGTCGCGGGCATCGTGCTCACCCGCGACCGGCTGATGGGCATCGGACAGGCCATCACCATGCCGCTCTTCTTCGCTTCCAACGCGCTCTATCCGGTGGCGATCATGCCGGGCTGGCTCCAGGTCGTCAGCCGGGTCAACCCGCTGAGCTATCAGGTCGACGCGCTGCGCGGGCTGCTGCTCGGTACGCCCGCGCATCTGGCGCTGGACTTCGGGGTGCTGCTGGTGGCGGCGGTGCTGGGGATCGTGGCCGCCTCGTCCCTGCTGGGCAGGCTGGCGCGCTGA
- a CDS encoding TetR/AcrR family transcriptional regulator, whose translation MDAPRRTGRPRSAGADSAILAATRETLGELGWSKLTMGEVAARAGVAKTTLYRRWAGKNELVVDAVAVLFDTLELPDRGSLSADVEGVVLQLAAVLEHPEAKTSLMAVIAESTRDPALRGRIRDSIVDRQKRLVLLGRERAQRRGELPREPDPVTAARAADLIFDVIAGAVVHRTLVSAEPVDENWARAFTSLLLGGLRALTPPGRPT comes from the coding sequence ATGGACGCACCGCGCCGTACGGGCCGCCCGCGCAGCGCCGGAGCCGACTCCGCGATCCTGGCCGCGACCCGGGAGACGCTGGGCGAGCTGGGCTGGTCGAAGCTGACGATGGGCGAGGTGGCCGCCCGCGCGGGAGTCGCCAAGACGACGCTCTACCGGCGCTGGGCGGGCAAGAACGAACTCGTCGTGGACGCGGTCGCGGTCCTCTTCGACACCCTGGAACTGCCGGACCGCGGCAGCCTGTCCGCCGATGTGGAGGGCGTGGTGCTCCAGCTCGCGGCGGTGCTGGAGCACCCGGAGGCCAAGACCTCGCTGATGGCGGTGATCGCCGAGTCCACCCGGGACCCGGCGCTGCGCGGCCGGATCCGTGACTCGATCGTCGACCGGCAGAAGCGGCTGGTCCTGCTGGGCCGCGAGCGCGCCCAGCGCCGCGGTGAACTCCCGCGCGAGCCCGACCCGGTGACGGCGGCCCGCGCCGCCGACCTGATCTTCGACGTCATCGCCGGCGCGGTCGTCCACCGCACGCTGGTCAGCGCGGAACCGGTGGACGAGAACTGGGCCCGCGCCTTCACGTCCCTGCTGCTGGGCGGTCTGCGGGCGCTCACCCCGCCCGGACGGCCGACCTGA
- a CDS encoding tetratricopeptide repeat protein, translating to MQPRNMSMSGVVDLAAVKAAGEAKAKAEQARAEAARTGGAAAVPPSSLVIDVDEAGFERDVLQRSTEVPVVIDFWAEWCEPCKQLSPVLERLAREYAGRFVLAKIDVDANQMLMQQFGIQGIPAVFAVVAGQALPLFQGAAPEAQIRATLDQLIQVGEERFGLTGIAVDADAGEADGGSEPVPAPVPEGPYDALLSAAVDALDANDFAGASAAYREVLSADPGNTEAKLGLAQAELLARVQGLDPVAVRKDGAERPDDVAAQFAAADLDLVGGHVEDAFGRLVEVVRRTFGDDREAARVRLLELFEVIGGDDPRVTAARSALARVLF from the coding sequence ATGCAGCCTAGGAACATGTCCATGAGCGGCGTCGTCGACCTCGCCGCGGTGAAGGCGGCCGGTGAGGCCAAGGCGAAGGCGGAGCAGGCCCGTGCCGAGGCGGCCCGCACGGGCGGTGCCGCCGCCGTACCCCCGTCCAGCCTGGTGATCGACGTCGATGAGGCGGGCTTCGAGCGCGATGTCCTCCAGCGGTCCACCGAGGTCCCGGTCGTCATCGACTTCTGGGCCGAGTGGTGCGAGCCGTGCAAGCAGCTGAGCCCCGTACTGGAGCGGCTGGCGCGGGAGTACGCCGGCCGTTTCGTCCTCGCCAAGATCGATGTCGACGCCAACCAGATGCTGATGCAGCAGTTCGGGATCCAGGGCATCCCCGCGGTCTTCGCGGTGGTGGCCGGCCAGGCGCTGCCGCTCTTCCAGGGCGCGGCGCCCGAGGCCCAGATCCGGGCCACACTCGATCAGTTGATCCAGGTCGGTGAGGAGCGCTTCGGCCTCACCGGGATCGCGGTCGACGCGGACGCGGGCGAGGCGGACGGCGGTTCGGAGCCCGTGCCGGCGCCCGTACCGGAAGGTCCTTACGACGCGCTGCTGTCCGCGGCCGTGGACGCGCTGGACGCCAACGACTTCGCCGGCGCCTCGGCGGCGTACCGCGAGGTGCTCTCCGCCGACCCCGGCAACACGGAGGCCAAGCTCGGCCTCGCCCAGGCCGAACTCCTCGCGCGCGTCCAGGGCTTGGACCCGGTGGCGGTACGGAAGGACGGCGCCGAGCGGCCGGACGATGTCGCGGCGCAGTTCGCCGCCGCCGATCTCGACCTGGTCGGCGGACATGTGGAGGACGCCTTCGGCCGGCTGGTCGAGGTCGTGCGCCGGACGTTCGGGGACGACCGGGAGGCGGCGCGGGTACGGCTGCTGGAGCTGTTCGAGGTCATCGGCGGTGACGATCCCCGGGTGACCGCGGCGCGTTCGGCGCTGGCGCGGGTGCTCTTCTAG
- a CDS encoding DUF6230 family protein — MESQVRGGTRWKRFAVVMVPSVAATAAIGVSLAQGALAASFSVSGQNFKVTAAKLVGHDFVQYGAVAEGVDAKGDRAAHPVAVSGFKSAEITSMCQSVVTPVPILGTSVTLVLNAGNKGKNITADNLYLDVESLEGDAVFEDINIGIAAGSNKLYKGSDAGKFGFGQESRVATLTKVKQTAWATTAGTFRLPDLNLSLKVGDPKKYECY, encoded by the coding sequence ATGGAGTCCCAAGTTCGTGGCGGGACCAGATGGAAGCGGTTCGCCGTAGTCATGGTGCCCAGCGTGGCCGCGACGGCCGCGATAGGCGTATCACTGGCACAGGGGGCGCTGGCGGCGTCCTTCAGTGTGTCGGGTCAGAACTTCAAGGTCACCGCGGCGAAGCTGGTCGGCCACGACTTCGTCCAGTACGGAGCCGTCGCCGAGGGGGTCGACGCCAAGGGCGACAGGGCGGCCCACCCGGTCGCGGTCTCCGGATTCAAGTCGGCCGAGATCACCTCGATGTGCCAGTCGGTGGTCACCCCGGTGCCGATACTCGGTACGAGCGTGACGCTGGTGCTCAACGCCGGTAACAAGGGCAAGAACATCACCGCCGACAACCTGTACCTCGACGTCGAGTCCCTTGAGGGCGACGCGGTCTTCGAGGACATCAACATCGGTATCGCGGCGGGTTCGAACAAGCTCTACAAGGGTTCGGACGCGGGCAAGTTCGGCTTCGGTCAGGAGTCGAGAGTCGCCACGCTGACCAAGGTGAAGCAGACCGCGTGGGCCACCACGGCGGGCACCTTCCGGCTTCCCGACCTGAACCTCTCGCTCAAGGTCGGTGACCCGAAGAAGTACGAGTGCTATTAG